One window from the genome of Prosthecobacter vanneervenii encodes:
- a CDS encoding DEAD/DEAH box helicase: MVVEDFSFPKLWAQVRSKSWLWLFRRQQIEEGGRLFKHGEIGLAGVHVCAENELEIIAGIGTGLFNAASVTAHLRLREDGSLALTTHCTCVAGTLCQHAVAVMMLLDHEEGRKRIVGMAKVRDKSAAGEANAEPAAPAPSAAALPEDQPPGEPSPVLCVRRMVVQMPQITARRNIGGWEPRSIAFIHPCAEYEGCPVRFEMLVRSPAHQWTDADGTRNTLVRNQRAERLLLADLSGLGFKSFSEALPGAKAPESTLGFMTVPGDQALFWAQFLKDRVPKLRESGWRVEVPEDIGFQIFEAEDDAWFTNLEGDQGGREWFSLDLGVEIEGRRISLVPLLVDCIDQGLTSAVLEKNLDQRFLLSLGGDRGDVLSVPAQRLVVLLRFFDELLSTRPVRKDGKLQLDKLRAAQLATLDGMPIRAPAELAILSQQLGSFREIGLITPPAGLKASLRDYQREGASWMQFLREFGLHGILADDMGLGKTLQTLTHILLEKESGRMKHPCLIVAPTSVLRNWINESIKFTPALSLLLMQGQSRKSDFKHLKQYDLVVTSYPLLVKDADVMQAQEWHIVALDEAQNIKNPKSLAAQTCSGLKAKHRLCLTGTPMENHLGELWSLFNFLMPGLLSDADTFRQHYRNPIERDADVERQKQLSTRIQPLLLRRTKDAVAKELPPKTEILHTIELGKEQTDLYETIRAAMDKRVREAIAANGLDRSQIVVLDALLKLRQVCCHPQLLKQESAQSVSDSAKTAFLMDELLPELIDEGRRILIFSQFTEMLALIEARLKKDGIRHVKLTGSTRDRETPIQEFQAGKVPVFLISLKAGGAGINLTTADTVIHYDPWWNPAAEAQASDRAYRIGQKNPVFVHKLICEGTIEERILKMQQQKAALVEGLLAGRADKLQLTQADIQALFMTE, translated from the coding sequence ATGGTTGTAGAAGATTTTTCCTTTCCTAAACTCTGGGCGCAGGTGCGTTCCAAGTCGTGGCTCTGGCTGTTCAGGCGGCAGCAGATTGAGGAGGGCGGGCGGCTCTTCAAGCATGGGGAGATTGGGCTGGCCGGGGTGCATGTGTGTGCGGAGAATGAGCTGGAGATTATTGCAGGAATCGGCACGGGATTGTTCAATGCGGCGTCCGTGACCGCGCACCTGCGGCTGCGAGAAGATGGCAGCCTGGCACTGACGACGCATTGCACCTGCGTCGCGGGGACGTTGTGCCAGCATGCAGTGGCTGTCATGATGCTGCTGGATCATGAAGAGGGGCGCAAGCGCATCGTGGGCATGGCGAAGGTCAGGGACAAGTCGGCGGCGGGAGAGGCGAATGCGGAGCCTGCTGCTCCTGCGCCTTCAGCGGCTGCGCTGCCTGAGGACCAGCCGCCTGGAGAGCCAAGCCCGGTGCTGTGTGTGCGGCGCATGGTGGTGCAGATGCCGCAGATCACGGCACGAAGAAACATTGGCGGGTGGGAGCCGCGCAGCATCGCCTTCATTCATCCCTGCGCGGAATATGAGGGCTGTCCTGTGCGGTTTGAGATGCTGGTGCGCAGCCCGGCGCATCAGTGGACGGATGCGGATGGCACGAGGAACACGCTGGTGCGCAATCAGCGCGCGGAGCGTCTGCTGCTGGCGGATCTTTCCGGACTTGGCTTCAAATCGTTCTCAGAAGCACTGCCAGGTGCTAAGGCGCCTGAATCCACGCTAGGCTTCATGACGGTGCCGGGAGATCAGGCATTGTTCTGGGCGCAGTTTCTCAAGGACCGGGTACCCAAGCTGCGCGAGAGCGGCTGGCGGGTGGAGGTGCCGGAGGATATTGGCTTTCAGATCTTTGAGGCTGAGGACGATGCGTGGTTCACCAATCTCGAAGGAGACCAGGGCGGGCGGGAGTGGTTCTCGCTGGATCTTGGCGTGGAGATCGAGGGGCGGCGGATCTCGCTGGTGCCGCTGCTGGTGGACTGCATCGACCAAGGGCTGACGTCTGCGGTGCTGGAAAAGAACCTGGATCAGCGCTTCCTGCTCTCATTGGGCGGAGATCGTGGGGATGTGCTGTCTGTGCCCGCTCAACGCCTTGTCGTGCTATTGCGTTTCTTTGATGAGCTGCTTTCGACACGACCGGTGCGGAAAGATGGGAAGCTGCAGCTGGACAAGCTGCGGGCTGCGCAGCTGGCGACACTGGATGGCATGCCGATTCGTGCGCCTGCAGAACTGGCGATATTGAGTCAGCAACTGGGCAGTTTCCGCGAGATCGGTCTTATTACGCCTCCGGCGGGACTGAAGGCGAGTTTGCGTGATTATCAGCGCGAAGGTGCGTCGTGGATGCAGTTTCTGCGTGAGTTTGGACTGCATGGCATCCTGGCGGATGACATGGGGCTGGGCAAGACATTGCAGACGTTGACTCATATCCTCCTTGAGAAGGAAAGCGGACGCATGAAGCATCCGTGCCTGATTGTGGCACCGACGAGCGTTTTGAGGAATTGGATCAATGAATCGATCAAATTCACGCCTGCGCTGAGTTTGCTGCTGATGCAGGGGCAGTCGCGCAAGAGTGACTTCAAGCACCTGAAGCAGTATGATCTGGTCGTGACGAGCTATCCGCTGCTTGTGAAGGACGCGGATGTCATGCAGGCGCAGGAGTGGCATATCGTGGCATTGGATGAGGCGCAGAACATCAAGAATCCGAAGAGCCTGGCTGCACAAACGTGCAGCGGGTTGAAAGCGAAGCACCGTCTGTGCCTGACGGGGACTCCGATGGAAAATCATCTCGGGGAGCTGTGGAGTCTGTTTAATTTCCTCATGCCGGGGCTGCTGAGTGATGCGGATACGTTCAGGCAGCATTATCGGAATCCTATTGAAAGGGATGCGGATGTGGAGCGGCAGAAGCAGCTGAGCACAAGGATTCAGCCTTTGCTGCTGCGAAGGACGAAGGATGCGGTGGCGAAGGAGCTGCCGCCGAAGACGGAAATTCTGCACACGATTGAGCTCGGGAAGGAACAGACGGACCTTTATGAGACGATCCGCGCAGCCATGGACAAACGAGTGCGGGAGGCGATCGCGGCGAACGGGCTGGACCGGTCCCAGATCGTGGTGCTGGATGCGCTTTTGAAGCTGCGGCAGGTGTGCTGTCACCCGCAATTATTGAAGCAAGAAAGCGCTCAAAGTGTGTCGGATTCGGCAAAAACGGCGTTCCTCATGGATGAGCTGCTGCCGGAATTGATCGATGAAGGGCGGCGGATTTTGATCTTCTCTCAGTTTACCGAAATGCTGGCCTTGATCGAGGCGAGGCTGAAAAAAGACGGTATTCGTCATGTGAAGCTGACTGGTAGCACACGAGACCGTGAAACGCCGATTCAGGAGTTTCAGGCTGGAAAAGTGCCGGTGTTTCTGATCAGCCTGAAAGCGGGTGGTGCGGGCATCAATCTCACGACGGCGGACACGGTGATCCACTATGATCCGTGGTGGAATCCGGCGGCGGAGGCGCAGGCGAGTGACCGGGCGTATCGCATCGGGCAGAAGAACCCGGTGTTTGTGCACAAGCTGATCTGCGAGGGGACGATTGAGGAGCGGATCTTGAAGATGCAGCAGCAGAAGGCGGCGCTGGTGGAGGGGCTGCTGGCGGGGCGTGCGGACAAGCTGCAGCTGACGCAGGCGGATATTCAGGCGCTGTTTATGACGGAGTGA